TGGCCCTGGGAGATTGCCTCACGCAGCTTGAGCTCGAGATCCTTCATGTCGTTGTGCTTGAACATCGCAATCGAGGCTCCAGAGAGTCGGGCACCGAAGCGGATGGAGGCGTGGTTCAGCTCATCAGAGATCAAAAGGTCGCCCTTGCCAACCAGAGCAGGAAAGACTGTAGCGTTGGTACCGAAGCCCATGGAAAACACCATGGACGATTCCTTGCCGACGAATCGAGCGATCAGATCCTCCACCTCGACGTGAAGATCTTGGGTTCCGCCCTCGGCGCGAGTACTGGGGGTGGAGATGCCATACTTGCGAATGGTATCCTCGACACTGTCTGCGCACGGTCCCTCGGACTGAGCGAACCCCAGATAGTTGTACGAACTCAGGTTCAAAGTGTCGGTGAAAGTGCCGGTCAGATGGAAGTGCTGGTTGTGATCATCGGTGGCGCGGTCGATCAAAGTGATGAAACGACCCGGAACACCGGTGACGGGACGCTCGAAGCAGTCGTTGATGCGCAATTTCAGACGGCGAACGTAAAAGTTGTCAAAGTCACTGTTCAGGGCACCGTATCCATCACGGGCTTGCAAGTGCCGGTAGTTCTCTTCACGGAAACGCTTGCCAAAGAAATCACGGACGTGGCCGAAAGCGATGAGGATCAGATAGCTGATGTAGGTGGTGAGGAGGTAGTAGTAAGGAGGCTCATCCATGACCGGCTCGGGGAACTCCCCACCGGGATGGCGACTGGTGTAACGATGGCTCGGATCGCCGATAACGCCGAACTGGGCGTCAGCTTTGGCTTGTCGGCGAGCCTCCTCCGGAGAGGGAGGCTGAAAGAGAGTGGTCGGCAGTTGCTCCATTGCGGGGTTGTCCGCCATGGCTGTTGAGAGCGAGATTGTAGGTAGAGACAGAGATGCCGAGCTGATCGGCGGGGGGTTGCTGTGACTTTTGCCGTTGGCAGCCTGAGAGGCTGTCGATGACGACTGGGGATCCAGCTTGGTCTTCGGAGTGGAAGACGAGAATAGGAGCGAAAAGCGATTTGACTTGGTCGAGGGCGCTTTACCGGCGAAGGTGCCCTTGGCCGTGGATGGTAAGGAGGACGATGGGGCGGCGGAAGTGTCGTTGGAGGAGTTGGTGCTAAATCGACGATGCATCGCAGATGGCAGTCACGAAGCAGGCCCGGGGGTTCTTGTAGTCGTCAGATTGGAGGGGgatggcaaaaaaaagactttgGAACCAAGTCGATGTCCGCGGACCGTTGGAGACGACAATGACGCTCTGATGAGCCGTAGAGCAATTTTGTTAGTCAGATAGGGTTCGTAGATCCCCTCTGCGGACGCGGAGGCTTTGACAATTGAGGTTCTTGAACAAGAAGGGTGTCGGAGGTACAGGCGTAGTCacggaggagagaaagaggggagaaaggggCTTAGTCCATATATGAATTCCCTGGAACACACCTTTAAACTTGACGTCGCGATTAGCGGATCCGAAGACCTCCGGTGCAGGGCGTGGAATTTCGATTGTGGCTTTGGCACGTGGAATGGGAGAGAGTTGGTAGAAGAAACCAAGAGGAGGGCGCAGAGCCCAGAAAAGCGATCAATCAATCGCTTTGACTCTCAGAATTGCATTCGCTTCGATCGAGACTCAATCGCAacggaggagaagagtgGTTAAGGGGTGGGAAAGCAGGAGAGAGATCGCAGGTCACCGGCCCAGACGAGCCCCGATCATCATGCAATGTCGATGCCAATCTCCTGGTATCAATGCCGAACGTGGCTGATACCACCATAACAAACGCAGGAACGCACCTATTTGGGGCGGAAGTGGGTATGGGCGGACCAAGCGAGCATTGTTACCATACACGGGAATACCGAGCTGACAGATTTtttcgttctttttttttatcctttttttttctcttctcttttttgctcCCCCCTTGTGTTCTCGCCTTACGGGATGGGACGTCCAGGGTTCCACTTCTCGCGATCCAGTGCTGGAACTGTCCCTGAATCACCTCCAGACCAAGTGGTGACTGAGCCTCGAAATCTACCTCTACTGGCGCGCCCCGCTTGCCTGATCTGAGGTAGGGTTGCATTCATGTCAAATTTCTGAGCGCTCCCTTGACGGGTTCCAACTGCGGTTCACCAACTTTGCCGTGCTTGACCTGAGCCTCGACCAGGAtatgtttgatttttgataCCAGAAGGACAATGGGGACTGTTCTGAGACCGACCTCATGTGGCTGTGTTGTTTCGAACTGGCCGAGTCCAATCACACAGTATGATTCTCTGGCTAACAAGTGACGCACGTTTCACAAGCGAAAACGCCATCTGAATTCGACAGCTGCCTGGGCTGAATACCCTGAAGGTCTAAAGGCGAGCCTAGCAAAATGACCCATTCTCCCTGCTCTACCGAGATGCAATGACCCAATAACCTGAGAGTATCGGTCTGATCCATGAGGGGGCATGTAGTGAACCACTTTGGGTTGGTGCAGACGAATCCAAATAGATAACTTCACGACGACGGGCAGGCCAAAGCCGacaagatcaatgatggaTGCTTCCAATGTAGTCAAACCTGCAATAACCAAGACTCGGCCTTCCGCTACGTAGGTCACCACTAGTCATGCCAAGTTCGTAGAGGCCACGCACCGCCGCTGTCAGCCCACGCCCGAGGCGCGCGCTCAATTGAGCCACACCCGGGACGGACTTTTTTTCCGCGCCGAGGCATAGACGGACGCCAGGCTCTTCACCGTACTTGAGAATGATAATGGAGATTTGGCACAAATTTCTTCATGGTACGGAGCGAGACTGAAGTTTGTACAGCAAATCGAGGGGAAAACCTCATCGAACTGCTGTATACTTACCATTCCGTTGGCGCAACTCCAAGTCGGGACAAGCTCTTTCAGGAGGAACATAATTTTGTTACGTCCAATGAAGCCGTACTTCGGCATGTTACCTACGTAGAATATCGATTTACCTATGAGCTAGTACTATACTAAATATTGCACGACAGATTACAcagtacctaggtacctacctaATGGACTATGGATGACCAGCCCTTCAGGTTACTCTCCAAGACCGAGTGTGCGCATCACTCATACCTTGTGGCGTTTAAGGTTCACGATCGATCCTGACTGACTTTCCGGGTTGGGCCTGCCCTGACGCGACACGATTATCCATATTACTCTGACAATCGGGCTGATTGTAAAATGCTCTGTTAGACGTCAAAGCTTCGTGACGATGACATCAACAGCAAAACAGACGGGGTTGTGTTGAACAATAAGATCAAGAATCACAAGTTCGCGTTCTGAGCTCAGGTAGCTCGTTCTGATGAACAGCATGCAATAATGGAAGTCAAAAAAATATTGAGAGTAGTACCAGTGAGTGCTGTTGCAGTTGTCACCGAGGCCGATTCCAAGCCTCGGGGACAGAAATCATTGAAATTGATACGAGCGATGATGTCAATGGTAAAGGTTCATGAACCTCCAAGGACATATTTTTCAAGTCAGAAGGAGCCCATCTTCTTTCAGAAGTCAAAGCTCTATATCCGGAATCTATTCATTATCTCACGTGTCGTCATTCCATGCACCGGTGTCAATCACATCATTGAATCCTGTGTTATCGACTCTGAGGTTGCGTTGGAGAGAATGAGACGCAAACGGCGGACATGCCGAGACTCTTTGATGCCTGATCCATCAGGTGTCCATAAACGTTTGTTCCGCCGTCCCGCATGTATTCCCGCCGGGGGAATAAGGTCTTTCGGAGAGCGAGGCGCGAAAGTCTCAGATCATAGCATGAAAATGAGTGTTCTCCAAGAAGCTACAAGCGGCTAACGGGCTCTCCGATGTGAGTCGGAGCGCTTCTACGAGAGGAAAAGGCAATATGGAGGCACGTAGCTCGACGGTGCATGAAGTCCTTTTCTACCCGCAGAGCCGCGGACATTCATCGGCAAAGTATCCGATTGATGCCGCCCCTGGCTTCGGCTCTTGTTGGGGCAATCGCGTTCAGAAACTTTTGCCATCCTGCTACCAATTAGGATCCACCCCTGCATTTTCCGCTTGGACTCGGTGCAAGCAGGGCCCAGAAGGAATTGTGCCCCTGGACAAGATAAAGAGCGTTGGGGTAAGACCAGAGCTTACTCGTGCTCGGCATATGAATCGGGTTGGACCCTAGTCACCCTGCTACTATTCACGTCCTCCATACTTCTCTACCCCTGGCGTGACAAATTCCATCCGACAAAAACACTGGGCAATCAACGTGATTCCTGTGCATCGTGGGTTCTGAGTTACCTTGACATAGTCAAGTCTCCTCTCTGTAGGCTTTCTGCTTCTTTAGAACTCCCTGAATCGGAATTTTGACAAGATGCCGCTCATCGATGAGACGGGCATCACGTCTGATACGAAGGAGCTGTGGAGGCCTTCGTCTCCTGAATCAACTCTAATTTTCGACTTCATGACCAAGGTGAACAAGAAACATGGCCTGACCTTGAACAATTATGATGCTCTATGGAAGTGGAGTGTTTCCGAGCCTGCCCGATTCTGGGAGGAGATCTGGCACTACACACACATCAAGGCTCATAGGCCATATACAAGCGTGAGTACTTTTCCAGGCTGAATGGCACATTGAAAGTCGACCAAGAAAATTGACACGTCCGCCCAGGTCCTAAATTCCACAGAGCAAATGTTTCCGCGCCCCGCATTTTTTGAGGGTAGCACTCTCAACTTTGCTGAGAATCTATTGTATCCGGCCTCGGCGCCAGATGAAGATTCAATTGCCATCATTGGCGCCACAGAAGCAAGTCGCGAGTTCGTCTCGTGGAAGGAGCTGCGTGAGCGTGTTCGCCGATGTGTCAACGCACTCAAAGAAGCAGGCGTCAGGTCGGGTGACAGGGTGGCGGGCTTCGTCGGAAATCATGCAAACACTGCTGTGGCAATGCTGGCCTCGACTGCGATTGGTGCATTCTGGACGGGCGTCTCTCCCGATACGGGTGTTCATGCTGTGCTTGAGCGTCTCAAACAGATTGAGCCAAAGATTCTCTTCGCAGACAACGCTTCGCTTTACAATGGCAAAGTGCATGGCTCTTATGCCAAGGTGAGCGAAATTGCCTCCCAGCTACCTGATCTGGAGCTCCTTGTGGTGATTGAGACGGCTCAGTCTGTCGAATTCAACCTGCAAGGAGTGAGCCCGACAAATGGAAGAGCCATGACTTTCGAGGCATTCCAAAAGGCTGTCCGCAATGAGAACGCGCCCCTCGAGTTTGCAAGCTTCAGTCCAGAGCATCCGGTGTATATTCTCTACTCTTCAGGTACCACCGGGGCTCCAAAGCCGATCGTTCATGGCGCACTTGGAACGCTTCTTCAGCACAAGAAGGAACATCTCCTTCATTGTGATATCCGACCTGGTGATCGACTGTTTTACTTCACAACCACCACATGGATGATGTGGCATTGGCTCGTCTCAGGGTTGGCCAGCGGTGCTACTATTGTGCTCTACGATGGGTCTCCCTTCCGACCATTCGATGTCGAGGGTGGCAATGGAGAGATGGCCATGCCCCGTCTCATCGATGAACTAGAGATCACCCACTTTGGAACCTCGGCCAAATACTTGTCCATGCTTGAGCAAGCGGGCCTGAACCCGCGCAAGCATGCGCACCGACCGGTTACGCTCAATACCTTGAGAGCGATCTTTAGCACCGGATCGCCTTTGGCTCCTTCCACATTCGACTATATCTACTCGTCCATACATCCCGACATCATGCTAGGCTCCATCACCGGCGGAACAGACATTTTGTCATTATTTGCCTCTGGGTGCCCCATTCTTCCCGTCTACAGGGGTGAGATCCAATGTCGGTCTCTCGGAATGGCAGTTTCAGTCTTCGATTATGCTGGAAACGACATCAGTGACTCGGGTGAAGCGGGAGATCTCGTCTGTATCACCCCCTTCCCTGCACAGCCGGTCATGTTTTGGCCTCCTGGTCCCACTGGCCTGGAGAAATACCGGAAGAGCTACTTTGATATCTTTGGCCCATCAATCTGGCACCATGGAGACTTTGTGCGATTGAATCCTCAGACTGGCGGCGTTGTCATGCTTGGCCGCAGTGATGGAGTGCTCAAGCCCTCAGGAGTGCGATTTGGAAGTGCTGAAATTTACAATGTTTTGTTGAAGCACTTCGCTGATGAGGTGGAGGACTCCCTCTGCATCGGTCGCAGGCGAGACGGAATCGACACCGACGAGACGGTCGTTCTCTTTGTCAAGTTGGCGCCTGGATGCCCTTCGGATTTGAAAGCTCTCTCCGCACGAATCCAGGCCATGGTTCGTAAAGAGCTGAGTGCACGCCACGTTCCAGGAATTATCGATATTTGCCCCGAGATCCCAGTCACGTCTAATGGCAAGAAGGTGGAAAATGCTGTCAAGCAGATTTTGTGTGGCCTGAACATCAAGATCGGGGCCAGTGTCGCGAACGCCGGCTGTCTTGATTGGTATCGCAACTGGGCCTTGGAGCATTCATAAATCGTGCGATGTTTACAGACACGGAAATTTCCATAGGTCGTTATGGGCCTACACGGCCAGAATCTTGCAACTGCCCTGTATCGAAACTGCTGAAAGACGGCGttgctaaaaaaaaaaaccagggAATAGATGTCCATCCTTAGATCTTTGAGAGGATCAGCTCCGGGCAAGAAGATAAGCTATTTTTCGATCACCCGTTACGAACCTCGTTCCACCTGATCAGCACGCTCAATCTAACTTAGTAATTCAATAATCATACTACCTACCTTCACTGTGTATCTTCATATGATCTACATTCCCTGTCAAAGACTTACTGATGAGTGTGTCCAAAGTAATCCGAGCCCCAGTCTTTGCGCCGGATGTGCGCCGGATGACGCATAgtaataaaaaaaacataaaATACATCATTAATAAATTCAGACTCCTACCACATGAGGCGTCACAGGCCAATTCTAGTCAGTCAGACGAGTCCAGATCCGCACGATTAGATAATCGCCGCCGCCCGTCGTTCCCGCAATTCCAGATTTGACGGCGTTAATCATCCTCCGCCCGACAGCTGTGTTGTTacatctccccctccaactTTAGCTCTGGAGGAAAGCGAAAGGAACGCTTGAAGTAATACATTTTGGTTGTGTTCTTTTCAACATCTCAGAAAAATGCGCCGATCTACGCTACGGGCCATCGAGTCCGCAAAGCCCATCACACGCGTTCCACGCTCCGTGACCAGAAGCTTTTCCAGTCTCCATGACTCGGCGAAGGTATTTCCATTTCAATCCCCCGAATTGCCTCGTGCGCCATTGCTGACATTGTTTTATCGTCTCATCTAGGACCCCGCCGAACTTGACCAGATCACTACCCTTCCCAATGGAATCCGAGTCGCAACTGAATCATTACCCGGCCCCTTTGCTGGAGTGGGTGTTTACGTCGATGCCGGATCTCGTTATGAGGATCCCAGTCTCCGCGGTGTCAGCCATATCATGGATCGACTTGCCTTCAAGTCCACCAAGACGCGTACGGCGGATGAGATGCTTGAGGTGCTCGAATCGCTTGGAGGTAACATCCAGTGTGCTTCATCTCGCGAGTCATTAATGTACCAGTCCGCCAGTTTCAACTCGGCCGTCCCTACAACGCTCGGCTTGTTGGCGGAGACCATTCGCGATCCTCTCATCACTGAAGAGGAGGTTTTGCAACAACTGGCAACAGCAGAATACGAAATCGGTGAGATCTGGGCGAAGCCGGAACTGATCCTGCCGGAATTGGTGCACATGACCGCCTACAAAGACAACACCCTCGGAAACCCTCTACTTTGCCCAAGCGAGAGGCTGGGCGAGATCAACAAGGCGGTTGTTGAGCGGTACCGAgaggtcttcttcaacccGGACCGCTTGGTCGTTGCTTTCGCCGGTGTGTCTCATGCCGAAGCGGTCAAGCTGACAGAGCAGTACTTCGGAGATATGAAGACACGCCACACGAGTGATGGCCCGGTCTTGTCGGGCACCGGGATCGACACTACACTTTCAAATTCTCCCTCTGTCGCAAGAGAGGGACAGGTGCCTACCGTGCCCCAATTCACACCCTCATCCACGGTCAGCAGCCCGGCCACTTCGCCGCAAACGCACTCCTCCCTCCTGTCGAAGCTTCCTTTCCTCAAGAACCTCTCCTCTGCGAACAAGAAGACGACCGTTGAGCCTCTTGACCCGTCCTTGATTGAACCATCTACACTGGATCTCCGCCGTCCTTCCCATTACACCGGTGGATTCACCGCTCTTCCCCCgattcctcctccagccaACCCAATGCTCCCACGACTGAGCCACATCCACCTCGCCTTCGAGGCTCTCCCCATCTCTTCGCCGGATATCTACGCTCTCGCGACCCTTCAAACCCTTCTCGGTGGCGGTGGTTCCTTCTCTGCGGGTGGCCCGGGCAAGGGCATGTACTCTCGACTTTATACCAATGTTCTGAACCAGCATGGCTGGGTTGAAAGCTGTGTGGCATTCAATCACAGCTACACGGACAGTGGTATCTTTGGTATCTCTGCTTCGTGCAGCCCCACCCGTACCGCAGACATGCTGGAAGTGATGTGCCGCGAGCTGCAGTCTTTGACTCTCGACACCGGTTACACGGCGCTTCAAACGCAAGAGGTGAACCGCGCCAAGAATCAGCTGCGGTCTTCGCTCCTTATGAACCTCGAGTCCCGGATGGTCGAACTCGAAGATCTGGGCCGCCAAGTTCAGGTGCACGGCCGTAAGGTGGGCGTGCGAGAAATGTGCGACCAAATCGAAGCCTTGACTGTTGAGGACCTACGCCGGGTGGCTCGTCAAGTCTTTGGAGGCCAGGTGCAGAACAAGGGCCAGGGTACGGGCAAACCCACTGTTGTCCTCCAGGAAGGTGAGTTGGAGGGCTACAAGCTCCGATCGTTCCCTTGGGAGGAGATTCAAGACCGCATCTCGCGATGGAAGCTCGGCCGTCGGTAAACATTGCAGTCTCTTTTGGTAGACAGCAGTATTCCTCGGCTCCTGTGGAGTCCTGAGGTGTCACACGTCTAGGACAATAAGCCATCGCTGCGGAGCCACGGGTCCCAAATCTCTTGTATAATAGCAGGGACTACTGAACACAACTCTGTAAAATATGATGTATTATCCATGTTTTGTGACGTAGAAATCGTGAAATCGAATTGAGCAACCTTAGGGGGTCCATACATAACCAGGCACTCTGTCCCGAGTGTTTTTCCCGAGGCCGATGATGTCGCGCGTGCTCCTCCTGACGGGCCCAAGCTTGCTCGCCGCTTTTGCCCGGCAAAAAAGTCGGAGCGCCCGAACCAAAAAGTCGGAGCGCCCGTCCCTTCAACGCTCAACTCTGTACTGTTTGTTCGACACTTTATCCACTCTTCCAGCCACCTTTCATATATATTCAACCAGCCGTCATCATGGTCAAGCTTACTGAGGTCGAGGATGAGCACTTTGCGGAGAAgccctccaccaccaagaaCGATGCTCTGTTGATgtccgatgatgaggattACACTGACACCGGTAAGTGTGATCAACGCATTCGCATACGCATATCCATTGCTACAAAGCCGTGAGGCCCCGGCCGTGCGCAACGCCCTAGCCTCTTTGCTTCGATCGCGGAATCAACTTGTGTTATAAGCAATTATTCAAGGCAACGTTGTCGCGAGAGGCAATGCACGGTCAAACGAATCCGTGACTCCGCCTCCGCAAGAGAACGCCGGCTTTTCATCAATCCCTCCTCTGCTCAAATGATCGATTATCTAACCTTGAATGATTTGATGGACTAGACTCCGAGATCTCcaatgacgaggaggaagattTCGATGTCGAAGAGGAATCCCTGTACGACCGCATTGTCGCCTTGAAAGATATCATCCCCCCCGGGGCCCGCCGCACCGTCAGCAACTCCGTCTCTTCCATCACATCTCTCACCAAGTCCAGCTTGTCATTCAGCGGCAAGGCTCTCTGGGTGATCAGCACCAGTGCGTTCCTGATCGGTGTGCCCTGGGCTCTTGCctacgccgaggaggagcaaTACATCCAGATGGAGCGGGAACAGGGCATGATCAAGGGCGCCAACGAGGTATGAATACGAACACCCTCGGCCACTACTTTTATTTGATTTCGTCGGATGCAACAAGCACGCGCGGAGACGACGTGTCCGC
This genomic window from Penicillium oxalicum strain HP7-1 chromosome III, whole genome shotgun sequence contains:
- a CDS encoding Serine palmitoyltransferase 2, with the translated sequence MHRRFSTNSSNDTSAAPSSSLPSTAKGTFAGKAPSTKSNRFSLLFSSSTPKTKLDPQSSSTASQAANGKSHSNPPPISSASLSLPTISLSTAMADNPAMEQLPTTLFQPPSPEEARRQAKADAQFGVIGDPSHRYTSRHPGGEFPEPVMDEPPYYYLLTTYISYLILIAFGHVRDFFGKRFREENYRHLQARDGYGALNSDFDNFYVRRLKLRINDCFERPVTGVPGRFITLIDRATDDHNQHFHLTGTFTDTLNLSSYNYLGFAQSEGPCADSVEDTIRKYGISTPSTRAEGGTQDLHVEVEDLIARFVGKESSMVFSMGFGTNATVFPALVGKGDLLISDELNHASIRFGARLSGASIAMFKHNDMKDLELKLREAISQGQPRTHRPWKKILVVVEGLYSMEGSMCNLPGLVALKHRYKFNLFVDEAHSIGAVGPAGRGVCDYFGIPTAEVDILMGTLTKSFGANGGYIAADKIMIDKLRATNSGTFYSEAIAPAVLMQISSALRIINGELIPGQGEERLQRLAFNSRYLRLGLKRLGFIVYGHDDSPIIPVLLFNPAKMPAFSHEMLRRKISVVVVGYPATPLVSSRARFCVSAAHTKEDLDRVLTACDEIGNILQLKFSTGIAGGALPADEESSDMTEKDRASPRSSQLTPPRWHVEDVIRRGAQDVQSPLY
- a CDS encoding Mitochondrial-processing peptidase subunit alpha, whose amino-acid sequence is MRRSTLRAIESAKPITRVPRSVTRSFSSLHDSAKDPAELDQITTLPNGIRVATESLPGPFAGVGVYVDAGSRYEDPSLRGVSHIMDRLAFKSTKTRTADEMLEVLESLGGNIQCASSRESLMYQSASFNSAVPTTLGLLAETIRDPLITEEEVLQQLATAEYEIGEIWAKPELILPELVHMTAYKDNTLGNPLLCPSERLGEINKAVVERYREVFFNPDRLVVAFAGVSHAEAVKLTEQYFGDMKTRHTSDGPVLSGTGIDTTLSNSPSVAREGQVPTVPQFTPSSTVSSPATSPQTHSSLLSKLPFLKNLSSANKKTTVEPLDPSLIEPSTLDLRRPSHYTGGFTALPPIPPPANPMLPRLSHIHLAFEALPISSPDIYALATLQTLLGGGGSFSAGGPGKGMYSRLYTNVLNQHGWVESCVAFNHSYTDSGIFGISASCSPTRTADMLEVMCRELQSLTLDTGYTALQTQEVNRAKNQLRSSLLMNLESRMVELEDLGRQVQVHGRKVGVREMCDQIEALTVEDLRRVARQVFGGQVQNKGQGTGKPTVVLQEGELEGYKLRSFPWEEIQDRISRWKLGRR
- a CDS encoding Mitochondrial import receptor subunit tom22, with amino-acid sequence MVKLTEVEDEHFAEKPSTTKNDALLMSDDEDYTDTDSEISNDEEEDFDVEEESLYDRIVALKDIIPPGARRTVSNSVSSITSLTKSSLSFSGKALWVISTSAFLIGVPWALAYAEEEQYIQMEREQGMIKGANEMLAPGSELEKQETTASL
- a CDS encoding Malonamoyl-CoA synthetase vrtB, whose protein sequence is MPLIDETGITSDTKELWRPSSPESTLIFDFMTKVNKKHGLTLNNYDALWKWSVSEPARFWEEIWHYTHIKAHRPYTSVLNSTEQMFPRPAFFEGSTLNFAENLLYPASAPDEDSIAIIGATEASREFVSWKELRERVRRCVNALKEAGVRSGDRVAGFVGNHANTAVAMLASTAIGAFWTGVSPDTGVHAVLERLKQIEPKILFADNASLYNGKVHGSYAKVSEIASQLPDLELLVVIETAQSVEFNLQGVSPTNGRAMTFEAFQKAVRNENAPLEFASFSPEHPVYILYSSGTTGAPKPIVHGALGTLLQHKKEHLLHCDIRPGDRLFYFTTTTWMMWHWLVSGLASGATIVLYDGSPFRPFDVEGGNGEMAMPRLIDELEITHFGTSAKYLSMLEQAGLNPRKHAHRPVTLNTLRAIFSTGSPLAPSTFDYIYSSIHPDIMLGSITGGTDILSLFASGCPILPVYRGEIQCRSLGMAVSVFDYAGNDISDSGEAGDLVCITPFPAQPVMFWPPGPTGLEKYRKSYFDIFGPSIWHHGDFVRLNPQTGGVVMLGRSDGVLKPSGVRFGSAEIYNVLLKHFADEVEDSLCIGRRRDGIDTDETVVLFVKLAPGCPSDLKALSARIQAMVRKELSARHVPGIIDICPEIPVTSNGKKVENAVKQILCGLNIKIGASVANAGCLDWYRNWALEHS